A stretch of DNA from Candidatus Rokuibacteriota bacterium:
GGTGCGGTTCCCGTTCCCGACCCGCGCTTCCAGGCGCTCGTCAGAGTGCTCAATCCCGCCAAGGTCACTCCGGCCACCCTTGAGGTCGTGGACATCGCGGGGCTGGTCAAGGGGGCGAGCCGGGGCGAGGGGCTCGGCAACCAGTTCCTCTCCCACGTCCGGGCCGTGGATGTCCTGATCCACGTCGTCCGCTGCTTTGTCGCTAGCCACGTTCCTCACGTAGCAGGAGAGCCCGACCCGCGGCGCGACGCCGAGGTCGTCAACATCGAGCTCCTCCTGGCCGATCTCGAGGTCGTCGAGCGGCGGCTCGAGCACGCGAGGAAGGCGGCCCGGGCCGATCCCAAGGCGGCACGCGCCGAAGTCGCGCTCCTGGAGCGCTGCCGGGAGACGCTGGCCCGTGGCGCGGCGGTTCGGGCCCTGAGACCGGGCGCCGCTGATCTCCAGCTCCTCAAGGGCTGGGGGCTCCTCACCGCCAAGCCCCTCGCCTACGCGGCCAACGTGGATCGAAACGATCCCCGAAGCCGGGCCCTCGGACAGGAGCTAGAGGCCGCCTCCGGCGACTGCCCGCTCGTCGCCGT
This window harbors:
- the ychF gene encoding redox-regulated ATPase YchF, producing MGFSCGLVGLPNAGKSTLFAALTGIDTLIAAYPFSTLEPQKGAVPVPDPRFQALVRVLNPAKVTPATLEVVDIAGLVKGASRGEGLGNQFLSHVRAVDVLIHVVRCFVASHVPHVAGEPDPRRDAEVVNIELLLADLEVVERRLEHARKAARADPKAARAEVALLERCRETLARGAAVRALRPGAADLQLLKGWGLLTAKPLAYAANVDRNDPRSRALGQELEAASGDCPLVAVDGKLEGELALLPPEDQAAFRTELGLSEPALQRLVRIGYQLLGLITFYTVVGKELRAWSLRRGATALEAAGKIHSDMARGFVRAEVMTVDDFLKTPSLPALRERGAVRLEGREYQVSEGDILTIRFAP